The genomic DNA GGCTGCGATCGCGCAGCTTGCCTTCCACCACCTTCTGGGCGATGCGGTCGACGATCTCCTTTTGGATGAGGCGCTTCAACGGACGCGCTCCGAAGATGGGATCGTAGCCGTCGATGGACAGGTGCTCCATCGCCGCCGGCGTCACGTCGAGCGTGATGCGGCGGTCGGCCAGACGGTCGCGCACTTCTTCCAGCTGCAAATCGACGATAGGCTCGATGTTCGTCATGTTCAGCGCGTTGAACACCACCACGTCATCGATGCGGTTGATGAACTCGGGGCGGAACGTCGCGCGCAGGGCGCCGTCGATGGCCTGCTTCATAGCCTTCTCGTCGCCGTGCTCGGCGAACTCGCGGATGAACTGCGATCCCACGTTCGACGTCATGATGATGATGGCGTTCTTGAACGACACCACGCGGCCCTGGCCGTCGGTCAGGCGGCCGTCGTCCAGCACCTGCAACAGGATGTTGAACACGTCCGGGTGCGCCTTCTCGATCTCGTCGAGCAGGATCACCGAATAAGGCTTGCGGCGCACGGCCTCGGTCAGCTGGCCGCCCTCGTCATAACCCACGTACCCCGGAGGCGCGCCGATCAGGCGCTGCACCGAGAACTTCTCCATGTACTCGGACATGTCGATGCGCACCATGGCCTTCTCGCTGTCGAACAGGTACTCGGCCAGCGCCTTCGCCAGCTCGGTCTTGCCCACGCCCGTGGGTCCCAGGAACAAAAACGAGCCGATGGGACGGTTCGGGTCGGACAACCCGGCGCGGTTGCGGCGGATGGCGCCGGCCACCGAGGACACGGCCTCGTCCTGGCCCACCACGCGCTCGTGCAGCTTGTCCTCCAGGTCGACCAGCTTGGCCATCTCGCCCTGCATCATCTTCTGCACGGGAATGCCCGTCCACGTGGAAACGACCTCGGCGATCTCGTCGTCCGACACCTCCTCCTTGAGGATGGCGCCGTCCTGCTGCTTCACGTTCAGCTCTTCCTCGGCCGCATGCAGCTGCTGCTGCAGCGCGGGAATGCGCGCGTAGCGGATCTCGGAGGCCTTCACCAGGTCGCCCTCGCGGGTGGCGCGCTCCTCTTCAAGCTGCGCGCCCTCGAGGTCGCTCTTGAGGTTCTGCACGTGCTCGATGGCGTCCTTCTCGTTCTGCCACTCGGCCTTGCGCTTGTCGAGGTCCTCCTGAGCCGTGGCGATCTCGCGGCGCAGCGCTTCCAGGCGCTCTTGCGAGGCCTGGTCGCTCTCCTTCATGAGCGCCTGCTCCTCGATCTGCATCTGGGTGAGCTTGCGCTCGGCGGCGTCCACCTCCTCGGGCATCGAGTCGATCTCGATGCGCAGGCGGCTGGCGGCCTCGTCCATGAGGTCGATGGCCTTGTCGGGAAGGAAGCGGTCGGAGATGTAGCGGTTCGACAGCTCGGCCGCCGCCACGATGGCGGCGTCGGTGATGCGCACGCCGTGGTGGATCTCGTACTTCTCCTTCAAACCGCGCAGGATGGCGATGGTGTCCTCCACCGTGGGCTCGGTGACCAGCACGGGCTGGAAGCGGCGCTCGAGCGCGGCGTCCTTCTCGATGTACTTGCGGTACTCGTCCAGCGTGGTGGCGCCGATGGCATGCAGCTCGCCGCGGGCCAGCGCGGGCTTCAGCATGTTGCCCGCGTCCATGGAGCTGTCGCCCGTGGAGCCGGCGCCCACGATGGTGTGCAGCTCGTCGATGAACAGGATGATGCGTCCTTCGCTCTGCTTCACCTCGCGCAGCACGGCCTTCAAGCGGTCCTCGAACTCGCCGCGATACTTCGCGCCGGCCACCATCGCGCCCAGGTCGAGCGCCACGAGGTCGCGGTCCTTCAGCGAAGAGGGCACGTCGCCGGCCACGATGCGCTGAGCCAGGCCCTCGACGATGGCCGTCTTGCCGGTGCCCGGCTCGCCGATGAGCACGGGGTTGTTCTTCGTGCGGCGCGACAGCACCTGGATGGTGCGGCGGATCTCCTCGGCGCGGCCGATGACCGGGTCGAGCTTGCCTTCGCGCGCCTTCTGCGTGAGGTTCTGGCCGTACTGCTCCAGCGCCTCGAACTGCACTTTGTTCTGCTGGTCGGTGACGCGCGTGTCGCCGCGCAGCTCCTCGTAGGCAGCCTCGATGCTCTTGCGCGTGACGCCGGCCGTAGTGAGGATCTTGCCCGCGGCGCCCTTCTCCTCGGACAGCGCGATCAGCAGATGCTCGCTGGTGGCGTAGCTGTCGCCCAGCTTCTCGGCGATCTTGACGGCGTTGTCGATGAGGTTCATCAGGGCCGGGCCAGGCACGCCGCTCATCATGCCGGGGTTCCCGCTGACCTTCGGCATGCGCTGGATCTCGGCATCCACGTTGGCCTGCAGCTGGAACGGCTCGGCACCGATGCGCTTGATGATAGCGGACAGGTTGTTCTCTTTCGATTCCAGCAGAGCCTTCAACATGTGAATGGGCTCTGCCTGCGATGACTCGTTCTCGGAAGCGATGACAATCGTCTGTTGCAGCGCTTCCTGAGCGGTCAGGGCTAGCTTGTTCAGGTTACCCATGTTCATACAACGTTCCTCCTTCGCTTAGGGCAGCTGCCGCAAAGCAGTCGGTAAGTCGGATACGCGCACGAGGGCGTTCACGCTTTCGCGCGTTTCAAGCTCGTGCACGCGATCGGCCAGACGGCGCACGCGCTTGTGCAGGTCGTCCAGCTCGGTGTCGCGCTCCTCCAGGCGGCCCTGGAGGTCGAGAATGCGGATGACGCCCGCCAGGTTGATGCCCTCGCTCGTCAGCTCGTTGATCAGCTCGAGCCGCTCGATGTCGGCCGGCGAGTACATGCGGGTGTTGCCGCTCGTGCGCTGGGGCGATACGAGCCCCTTCTGTTCATATGCTCGCAGCGTTTGCGGGTGAACGCCCGCCAGCTGCGCGGCCACGCTGATCATGTACAGCGGGCGGTTGCGGTCGGTTCGGTCGCTCATCACCAGCTCCTCACATCATCGGTCGTAGCCGCTAAATAATCTTCCATGGCCTTCTTCTGGCCTTCGTTCATCTCCTTGGGCACGACCACCTTCACGGTGATCTTAAGGTCGCCCGAGCCGTCGCCCTTCACCTTGGGGGCGCCTTTGCCCCTCACCGACAGCACGGTGTCGTCCTGCGTGCCCTTCGGCACGCGCACGCGCACCTTCGTGCCGTCGGGCGCGGGAACCACCACGCTGGCGCCCAGTGCAGCTTCCGCCACGCTCACGGGCACGTCCATCAGCACGTCGGCGCCTTTACGAGTGTAGTACGGATGCGGATCGATCTTGGTGGTGATCAGCAGGTCGCCTGCAGCACCGCCGTTCTCGCCCGGGCCGCCCTTGCCCTTGAAGCGCAGGCGCCCGCCGTCCACGGCGCCCGCCGGGATCTTCACGGTGAGCGTCTCGGACTCGCCGCGACCGGGGACACGCACGGTCACGCGCT from Eggerthella lenta DSM 2243 includes the following:
- the clpB gene encoding ATP-dependent chaperone ClpB, which codes for MGNLNKLALTAQEALQQTIVIASENESSQAEPIHMLKALLESKENNLSAIIKRIGAEPFQLQANVDAEIQRMPKVSGNPGMMSGVPGPALMNLIDNAVKIAEKLGDSYATSEHLLIALSEEKGAAGKILTTAGVTRKSIEAAYEELRGDTRVTDQQNKVQFEALEQYGQNLTQKAREGKLDPVIGRAEEIRRTIQVLSRRTKNNPVLIGEPGTGKTAIVEGLAQRIVAGDVPSSLKDRDLVALDLGAMVAGAKYRGEFEDRLKAVLREVKQSEGRIILFIDELHTIVGAGSTGDSSMDAGNMLKPALARGELHAIGATTLDEYRKYIEKDAALERRFQPVLVTEPTVEDTIAILRGLKEKYEIHHGVRITDAAIVAAAELSNRYISDRFLPDKAIDLMDEAASRLRIEIDSMPEEVDAAERKLTQMQIEEQALMKESDQASQERLEALRREIATAQEDLDKRKAEWQNEKDAIEHVQNLKSDLEGAQLEEERATREGDLVKASEIRYARIPALQQQLHAAEEELNVKQQDGAILKEEVSDDEIAEVVSTWTGIPVQKMMQGEMAKLVDLEDKLHERVVGQDEAVSSVAGAIRRNRAGLSDPNRPIGSFLFLGPTGVGKTELAKALAEYLFDSEKAMVRIDMSEYMEKFSVQRLIGAPPGYVGYDEGGQLTEAVRRKPYSVILLDEIEKAHPDVFNILLQVLDDGRLTDGQGRVVSFKNAIIIMTSNVGSQFIREFAEHGDEKAMKQAIDGALRATFRPEFINRIDDVVVFNALNMTNIEPIVDLQLEEVRDRLADRRITLDVTPAAMEHLSIDGYDPIFGARPLKRLIQKEIVDRIAQKVVEGKLRDRSHVLISIDQDGNYECTVEEPLELDAMPLDDLLTEGDK
- a CDS encoding heat shock protein transcriptional repressor HspR, with product MSDRTDRNRPLYMISVAAQLAGVHPQTLRAYEQKGLVSPQRTSGNTRMYSPADIERLELINELTSEGINLAGVIRILDLQGRLEERDTELDDLHKRVRRLADRVHELETRESVNALVRVSDLPTALRQLP
- a CDS encoding DnaJ C-terminal domain-containing protein, translated to MAATPDYYKTLGVPRTATADEIKKAFRKLARTHHPDAGGDEAKFKELNEAYEVLSDDKKRKLYDQYGTANENQIPQGWGGGSVNVEDIFGGAGGGFGSWADILESIRHGEGAFGTDWDFNDMSGFGGGRQPRPRKGQDMNVTLNVTFDEAFKGAEKRVTVRVPGRGESETLTVKIPAGAVDGGRLRFKGKGGPGENGGAAGDLLITTKIDPHPYYTRKGADVLMDVPVSVAEAALGASVVVPAPDGTKVRVRVPKGTQDDTVLSVRGKGAPKVKGDGSGDLKITVKVVVPKEMNEGQKKAMEDYLAATTDDVRSW